ACAAGGTCATCATGCAGGCAGGTGGCATAGGTTATGGTAAAGCGGAACAAGCACTAAAGGACAAACCTGAAAACGGGGATAAAATAGTAATTTTAGGAGGCGACAATTATCGCATAGGCATGGGTGGAGCTGCCGTTTCCAGTGCGGATACCGGGGAATTTAGTTCGGCCATAGAACTCAATGCAATACAACGCTCCAATCCAGAAATGCAGAAACGTGCCGCAAATGCTATACGTGGTATGGTGGAAAGCGATGAAAACCCCATCGTATCTATCCATGACCACGGTGCTGGTGGACACCTCAATTGCCTTTCCGAATTGGTAGAGGAAACAGGCGGAAAAATAGATTTGGACAAACTTCCTGTTGGTGACCCTACCCTATCCGCCAAGGAAATTATTGGGAATGAGTCCCAAGAACGAATGGGCCTCGTTATTGGAAAGGACGATGTAGACCTTTTAAAACGGATTGCAGATCGTGAAAGATCTCCCATGTACGAGGTTGGAGATGTTACAGGTGACGACCGATTTACCTTTGAATCTAAAACTACTGGCGAAAAACCAATGGACGTTCATCTATCCGATATTTTTGGAAGTTCTCCAAAGACCGTGATGACCGATTCGTCCGTGAAACGGGACTATAAAAATCCCGAATACAGTTTGGAATTTTTTCATGATTATCTAGATCAAGTATTACAACTGGAAGCGGTAGCCTGCAAAGATTGGCTGACCAATAAAGTAGATCGTTGTGTGGGTGGAAAAGTTGCCAAGCAGCAGTGTGCCGGACCCTTGCAATTACCCTTGAACAACATGGGCGTAATGGCGCTTGATTTTAAAGGAAAGGAAGGGATTGCCACCTCTATTGGCCACTCCCCCATTTCTGGATTGATCGACCCGGCTGCAGGTAGTAAAAATAGTATTGCCGAAGCTTTAACGAATATTATTTGGGCATCGTTAAAAGACGGCTTACAATCCGTTTCTTTATCCGCCAACTGGATGTGGCCGTGCAAGAACGAAGGCGAGGACGCTAGACTTTATGAGGCGGTACAGGCAATTTCAGATTTCTCCATCGCTTTGGGCATCAATGTGCCCACAGGAAAGGACTCCTTATCCATGAAACAGAAATATCAAGATGGTGATGTTCTATCCCCAGGAACGGTCGTAATTTCCGCTGCCGGAAATTGCAACGATATTACAAAAGTGGTAGAGCCTGTGCTTCAAAAGGATGGCGGGTCCATTTATTATATCAACTTATCTCAGGACGCATACAAATTGGGCGGGTCCTCTTTTGCCCAAGTTCGAAATGCCATTGGAAATGAAGCTCCGACCATTAAGAACGATGCTTATTTTAAGTCCGTTTTCGATTTAATGCAAACTTTGATCAAAGAAGGGCAAGTACTTGCTGGTCATGATGTTGCATCGGGTGGATTAATAACGACCTTTTTAGAAATGTGCTTTGCGGACAACGAATTGGGAGCGGACTTGGACCTTTCCGTTTTAAAGGAATCCGACACCATTAAACTATTGTTTTCGGAAAATGCAGGAATCGTTTTTCAATTGAAAGATAATATCATTGAAAAACTACTCGTGGATGCTCAAATCGATTTGAAAAAAATTGGTGAAGTTACCCATGAAGCTAAACTTACCATTAAAAATGATGGTATGGAGATGGGCCTAAATATATCATCGCTCCGTGACACTTGGTACAAGACTTCCTATTTGCTGGATGACAAGCAAACGGCAAAAGGCCTGGCAAAGCAACGCTACCAAAATTACAAACAGCAAGAGCTCAAATACACGCTACCATTTGACTTTAGCGGAAAATTACCCGTAATTCCTTCTGGCAAAAAACCAAAAGCTGCCATTCTTAGGGAAAAGGGAAGTAATTCTGAGCGTGAAATGGCAAATGCTATGTTCTTAGCTGGTTTTGATGTTAAGGATGTGCACATGACCGATTTAATCTCTGGGCGAGAAACCTTAGCAGATATCCAATTTTTGGGGGCCGTTGGTGGATTCTCCAATTCGGATGTACTGGGTAGTGCCAAAGGCTGGGCAGGAGCTATTAAATATAATGAGCGTGCGAACAAGGTCATTAAGGACTTTTTTGCTAGACCCGATACCTTGTCCGTGGGAATCTGTAACGGTTGCCAACTGTTTATGGAGTTAGACCTCGTTAATCCAGAACATGAAACTCATGGTAAAATGACCTATAACGATTCTGGAAAGCATGAAAGTAATTTCACGTCCGTGAAAATCGAAAAGAACAACTCCGTTATGTTATCATCATTAGAAGGAGCAACTTTAGGTGTTTGGATATCGCACGGCGAAGGTAAATTCAGTTTACCACTTACCGAGGATAATTATGATATCGTAGCTAAATATGGCTATGATGCTTATCCCGCCAACCCCAATGGGAGCGATTTTAACACCGCGATGGTCTGTGACAAAACGGGCCGCCATTTGGTTACTATGCCTCATATTGAACGCTCCATCTTTCCTTGGAACTGGGCCTATTATCCTACGGATAGAAACGACGAAGTTTCCCCTTGGTTAGCTGCTTTTGTCAATGCCAAGGAGTGGATAGAAAATAACCGATGACTTAGAATTCATCGGTTATTTTCATGGTCCCATTACGGTTTTTAAATATTGGGCTTAATCCATATTTAGGGTTATTTCTTCACGGGATATTTGGCGAAAATATCATCAACATATTTTGCAATTGCCCTAGAATTATTTTGGCCTTTTGCAATGAAGTTGTAAGCATTTGCTTTCCAAAGTACATTCTTTGTTTCCCGGTCAACAATACTTAACATGAGTGTTCCCTCCTTATAGGTGTCATAATCTACATCATAACCAATAAGTTGGGTATAGTCAGCATATCCATAATAGTAATATGGTTCGTACAAATTACCGACCCTGTAATTGGTCGTATAATAAGTTGGGTAAGTCGCGTAAACAGGTTCTTTAACCCTCGTTTGTTCCGTATCGGTTTGAGTACCGATTAGGACCAACAAATCCGGTTCGTCACGATCCAGTTCATATCCTAAATCTTTCATGTTTTCATTTACCCTGGAGATTACTGCTGTGCCTACCGTATTATCATTATAACCCTCTATCTCATCAAAATTTCCGTTCGGTAAATATGCAAAAGTCTCATAGTTGGATAAATTTTTTGAAGTGACTTTAGTTGTGTTGACCATAGGACCACAGGCAAAGAAGCCTAATGCTGTAATTGTAAGGAATACCTTTTGTAATCTAAATCCAATTTTCATAACGTGTTTATTTTATTTTCTTTCCCCAAAAATAAAGCGTCCCTAAAATTTCTATTGACCCATTTCGTATTAGAATTGAACGCTATAAATTCGTTATAGATTTCATAACTTTTGCAAATTAAATATTGGGTCCTAACCTATCACATTCAATTTTGACTCACTAATCCGCAGATTAAAAATGTATAAAATTCGAAAATGTCAAAAGGAAGACGTGCCCGCAATCGTAGCCATGCTGGCAAACGATAAGCTAGGCATGCTCCGTGAAGATTACCGAGAGCCATTGGCACAGAAGTATTATGATGCCTTTGAAAAAATTGATAGTGATAGCAACCAACAATTGGCAGTGATTGAAGACGAGCGCAGTAAAGTAATCGGAACGCTTCAATTGAGTTTTATACAATACCTCACTTATCAAGGCGGAAAACGGGCACAGATAGAGGCGGTAAGGGTGCATAAAGATTACCGTAATAAAGGTATTGGAAAGCAATTGTTTGCATGGGCCATAAATGAAGCAAAAACCAAAAAGGCCCACGTAGTTCAACTCACCACGGATAAAAAAAGACCGGAAGCACTTAAATTTTACGAATCCTTGGGGTTTAAGGCAAGCCATGAGGGTTTAAAGCTTCATTTCTAAGGGTGTAAACCCAAAAAATTATGACAACACAGTCTAATAATTGATAATACAATAATAGAACTGTCTACTAATTAAAAAATCCATTTTAAAATCCCGTGTTCTTTCCCTATTTTGCAATAACTTATTAGAAACCAAGTATGCAAAAAGTTACCCGTTTATTCGATTTTCCATATTATCAGTTGGAGAAATATAATTTGGAGAAGTCCTTAGTCACTAAGTATGATGGGAAGTGGATAGCCACTTCTACCCAAGAATATCTGGACAAGGCAAACGCCATGAGCAGGGCCCTTTTACGAATGGGTATAAAAAAGGATGACAAGATTGCCCTGATCTCCACCGCCAATAGGACCGAATGGAACATCATGGACATTGGGGTTTTGCAGGTTGGGGCACAGACCATTCCCATATATCCGACCATTTCCGCCGAGGAATATGAATATGTCTTAAACCATAGTGAATCCATTTACTGTTTTGTTTCCGATGAAGAAGTGCTTCAAAAGGTCAAAAAAGTAATGAAGAACACCAAACTAAAAGAAGTCTACAGCTTTGACGAGATTCCTGGCTGTAAGAACTATGCAGAGCTTTTTGAGCTCGGTGCGGATGAGAGCAACTCGGATATTGTTAAGGAGCGAATGGATGCAGTTAAACCTTCGGATTTGGCTACCATTATATATACTTCTGGTACCACTGGAAAACCAAAGGGAGTAATGCTATCCCACAATAATATTGCAAGTAATGCTTTGGCAGGTGCTAAAAGGCTTCCCCTGATAGAAGGTGAAAACAGGATTTTAAGCTTTTTGCCTATCTGTCATATTTTCGAACGCGTATTGATCTATATCTATCAATATTCTGGTTCCACTGTATATTATGCAGAGGGAATCGATAAAATTGGAGAGAACATTAAAGAGGTGAGTCCTCAGTTAATGTCAGTAGTCCCCCGTTTATTGGAAAAACTTTTTGATAAGATATATGCAAAAGGTACTGAACTCACAGGTATAAAAAAGAAATTATTCTTTTGGGCCGTGGAATTAGGAGATCAATGGGAGCCGTACGGACAAAATGGATGGTGGTATGAATTTAAATTAGGTATTGCCAACAAACTAATTTTCAGTAAGTGGAGAGAAGCGCTAGGTGGTAGTTTAGTAACCATGGTATCGGGTAGTGCAGCATTACAGCCTAGACTAGGCCGCATATTCGGGGCTGCAGGAATGCACGTCATGGAAGGATATGGTCTTACCGAGACATCGCCTATTGTGTCAGTAGGAATGTATGTAAACAAAATGTACAAGGTTGGTACGGTAGGAAAAGCCATTGAGGATGTGGAAATAAAAATCGCCGATGATGGGGAAATATTGATCAAGGGTCCGAATGTTATGATGGGGTATTACAAGGACCCGGAAAAAACCAATGAAGTAATGACGGGGGAATATTTTCATACAGGAGATAAGGGCGAACTGGATAGTGATGGTTTCTTAAAAATAACAGGACGTAAAAAGGAAATGTTCAAAACCTCCGGTGGCAAGTATATCATTCCTACCCTGTTAGAGAACGAATTAAAACAATCGCGATTCATTGAACAGGTGATGGTCATTGGTGAAGGAGAGAAAATGCCAGCGGCCTTTATACAGCCCAACTTTGAGTTTGTTCAGGAATGGATAGTAAAGAAAAAGATAAACGCAGGCAGTACTCCAGAGGAATTAGCAGCTTCTGAGGAGGTAATTAAACGCATTCAAAAAGAATTAGATACTTGCAATAAGCATTTTGGCAAGTGGGAGCAGATAAAAGTTTTTCGATTAACCCCTGAGGTTTGGACGCCAGATTCAGGTCATCTCACCCCTACTATGAAAATGAAACGAGAGATCATCAAACAAAAATATATAGATCTTTATAATGAAATTTATGAACATTAGGATTTGACAGCGTGTTTGAAAAACACTTATCCTTATTAAGCGATAAACAGTTTGCCGAACGCACCAGATACTGTCTTGGAATAGCTATTGCTTTTCTTTTTGAAATGATACTCCTAATAGTTATGGCCATAATGTAAATTTCAAATCAAAACAACACGGCTACCTTTACGGCTTTACCACCGAAGATTTTACTACCCCTTGTTTTTTTCCCTATGAGCTATTCATCCATCCTAAGTAAAGGAATCGAAAAGAGAAAAAGGAATTCTCCTAACTGACATCTATCCAAATACTAAAATTACCGTTTAATCCTTTTCAATTCCATTATTCAAGAACACGGGTTCAATTTATATGGTTGTTGTTCGTCTATCCTACTCATACTCACTAACCCTCGTGCACGAGAAAACTGCTTAGTTAAACAAGTATTTTTACTAAAATTTATTATGCATGCATAATAAATTTTTATATATTTGGTAGCCAATAATTCATTATGAAAGAATTAACCATTGATTATGCACTAAGAGCTACTTGGCAAGCCGTTGCAAGGATGTACAATGAAGAGGCTAAAAACTTTGAGACAACCATGGCAATTGGTTTTACGCTCTTGAGCATTGATCCTAAAACCGGTACTCCCAGTACCGCATTAGGTCCTAAAATGGGTATGGAAGCTACTAGTTTGTCCCGTATTTTAAAAAGTATGGAAGAAAAGGGATTGATAGAGAGAAAACCCAATCCGTCCGATGGACGAGGGGTACTTATTCATTTAACGGGCTTTGGTCTAGAAAAAAGAATGGATTCGAAGAACGTGGTATTGAGATTCAACGAAGTGGTTAAACAACATGTTTCAGAAGAAAAATTAAAAAGTTTTTTTGAGGTTACGGAAACCATCAACAAACTTATAGCGGATAAAAGTATTTACACTAAAGACACATCAAACCATTAAAACAGCTTACAATACATGAACAGGCACATAAATAAAGTAGCGGTAATAGGCTCGGGAATCATGGGAAGTGGTATCGCTTGTCATTTTGCCAATATAGGTGTGGAAGTCCTTTTATTGGATATCGTTCCGAGAGAATTAACCGATAAGGAAAAAGCAAAAGGACTTACGTTGGAGGACAAAGTTGTTCGCAATCGTTTAGTAAACGATTCGCTGACTGCAGCGCTAAAATCGAAGCCCTCCCCTATTTATCATCAAGACTTTGCCAAAAGAATAACCACAGGTAACTTAGAAGATGACATCGCCAAAGTTTCCAAAGTAGATTGGATTATTGAGGTAGTGGTAGAGCGACTGGATATTAAAAAGAAGGTTTTCGAAAACCTAGAAAAGCATAGAACTAAAGGAACCTTAATCACCTCAAATACTTCCGGTATTCCTATAAAATTCATGTCCGAAGGTAGAAGTGAAGATTTTCAAAAACATTTCTGCGGAACGCACTTTTTCAATCCCGCACGTTACTTAAAATTATTCGAGATTATTCCTGGCCCTAAAACTGCTCCTGATGTTTTGGATTTCCTAAACGGTTATGGGGAACAATTTCTTGGGAAAACTTCCGTAGTTGCCAAAGATACGCCTGCGTTTATAGGAAATCGCATCGGTATTTTTAGTATTCAAAGTCTTTTTCACACGGTGAAAGAAATGGGTATGACCGTGGAGGAAGTAGATAAGCTTACCGGTCCTGTAATCGGTAGGCCAAAATCGGCCACTTTTAGGACGGTTGATGTAGTTGGATTGGATACCTTGGTGCATGTTGCTAATGGTATTGCCGAGAACTGTAAGGAAGATGAGCGCCATGAACTGTTCGCTTTACCGCCCTTTATTTCCACAATGATGGAGAATAAATGGTTGGGTAGTAAAACAGGGCAAGGTTTCTACAAAAAATCCAAAGACGAAAAAGGAAAAACGGAAATATTGACGCTTGATTTGGATACGATGGACTATCGGTCTAAAATAAGTACAAAATTCGCAACGTTAGAGCTGACGAAAACCATAGATAATGTCGTAGATAGATTTTCTGTACTCGTAGACGGAAAAGATAAAGCCGGGGAGTTTTACCGTAAAAGTTTTGGTTCGTTGTTTGCCTATGTATCGCACCGTATTCCAGAAATCACGGACGAGCTCTATAAAATTGATGACGCCATGAAAGCAGGATTTGGTTGGGAACATGGTCCCTTCCAGATTTGGGATGCCGTTGGCCTGGACAAAGGTCTGGAATTTATAAAAGCGGAGAATCAGGAAGCGGCCAAATGGGTTCATGAGATGAAAGCCGCAGGAATCGACTCTTTTTACAGTGTAAAGGATGGGGCTACCTATTACTATGACATTCCTAAAAAAGAAATGGTAAAAGTTCCAGGTCAGGATGCTTACATCATTTTAGACAACATTCGAAAATCTAAAGAAGTTTTCAAAAATAGTGGTGTAGTCGTAGAAGACTTGGGGGACGGCATTTTAAATGTCGAGTTCCAATCCAAAATGAACACTATAGGTGGCGATGTGTTGGCCGGATTGAACAAGGCGATAGACTTGGCGGAAAAAGAGTACCAAGGTTTAGTCGTAGGTAACCAAGCGGCAAACTTTTCTGTTGGCGCCAATATTGGAATGATATTCATGATGGCGGTAGAGCAAGAGTATGATGAGCTCAACATGGCCATCAAGATGTTCCAAGATACGATGATGCGTATGCGTTATTCGTCAATCCCAACGGTATCGGCCCCTCACGGTATGACCTTGGGAGGTGGGTGCGAACTTTCGCTTCATGCCGATAAGGTGGTAGCGGCCGCGGAAACCTATATTGGACTGGTAGAGTTTGGAGTTGGCGTAATTCCTGGAGGAGGGGGTTCCAAAGAGTTCGCTCTAAGGGCATCGGACTCTTTTAGAAAAGGTGATGTAGAACTAAACATATTACAGGAGTACTTTTTAACCATTGGGATGGCCAAAGTTTCCACATCGGCCTATGAGGCTTACGATTTGGGTATTCTTCAAAAAGGCAAGGATATCGTTGTGGTGAACAAGGATCGACAAATTGCAACAGCCAAAGCCCATGCCAGGTTAATGGCGGAAGCAGGATATACAAAACCTCCAACACGTAACGATGTTAAAGTATTGGGAAAACAAGCTTTAGGTATGTTCTTGGTAGGTACGGATTCCATGGAAGCGAGCCACTATATCAGTGAGCACGATAAGAAAATTGCGAATAAATTGGCTTATGTAATGGCCGGTGGTGATTTGTCCGAGCCAAGCTATGTTTCCGAACAATATTTGTTGGATTTGGAACGCGAAGCCTTTTTATCGCTCTGTACGGAAAGAAAGACATTGGAACGGATTCAACACATGTTGAAAACTGGTAAACCATTAAGAAATTAGATAAACAGGTAGTGGGACGGTTAGCTAGTTTAATACCATTCCAATCATCTAAAAATCAAAAAATCTAATAATCGAAATAAAACATGAAAACAGCATATATAGTTAAGGGATATCGAACTGCGGTAGGTAAAGCGCCAAAAGGAGTATTCCGATTCAAAAGAACGGATGAGTTGGCAGCGGAAACTATCGAATACATGATGAAAGAACTTCCTCAATTGGATAAAAAGCGGATTGATGATGTTATCGTTGGCAATGCCATGCCAGAGGGCTCACAAGGTTTGAACATGGCAAGGCTAATCTCCTTAATGGGATTGGACATTGTTGATGTTCCCGGGGTAACCGTAAATAGATTTTGTTCTTCCGGAATCGAAACAATAGGTATAGCTACTGCCAAGATACAGTCTGGAATGG
This sequence is a window from Maribacter aestuarii. Protein-coding genes within it:
- a CDS encoding DUF4136 domain-containing protein, coding for MKIGFRLQKVFLTITALGFFACGPMVNTTKVTSKNLSNYETFAYLPNGNFDEIEGYNDNTVGTAVISRVNENMKDLGYELDRDEPDLLVLIGTQTDTEQTRVKEPVYATYPTYYTTNYRVGNLYEPYYYYGYADYTQLIGYDVDYDTYKEGTLMLSIVDRETKNVLWKANAYNFIAKGQNNSRAIAKYVDDIFAKYPVKK
- the purL gene encoding phosphoribosylformylglycinamidine synthase, translating into MIYFFGDLATKVFAVQTTQEINAQDTEKLIWLFGNRPKINAASLDAFFVGPRAAMITPWSTNATEITQNMGISRILRIEEFNVVEEAFTDFDPMLSQKYKRLHQDIFKIDVVPHKILSVLDISAYNQKEGLALSDEEVAYLESLSEKMGRKLTDSEVFGFSQVNSEHCRHKIFNGTFVIDGKEMPSSLFKLIKKTSQENPNSIVSAYKDNVAFVKGPKVVQFAPKSADKPDFYEEKDFDSVISLKAETHNFPTTVEPFNGAATGSGGEIRDRLAGGKGSLPLAGTAVYMTAYSRLEKDRPWEKGMAERPWLYQTPMDILIKASNGASDFGNKFGQPLISGSVLTFEHKEQNRRLGYDKVIMQAGGIGYGKAEQALKDKPENGDKIVILGGDNYRIGMGGAAVSSADTGEFSSAIELNAIQRSNPEMQKRAANAIRGMVESDENPIVSIHDHGAGGHLNCLSELVEETGGKIDLDKLPVGDPTLSAKEIIGNESQERMGLVIGKDDVDLLKRIADRERSPMYEVGDVTGDDRFTFESKTTGEKPMDVHLSDIFGSSPKTVMTDSSVKRDYKNPEYSLEFFHDYLDQVLQLEAVACKDWLTNKVDRCVGGKVAKQQCAGPLQLPLNNMGVMALDFKGKEGIATSIGHSPISGLIDPAAGSKNSIAEALTNIIWASLKDGLQSVSLSANWMWPCKNEGEDARLYEAVQAISDFSIALGINVPTGKDSLSMKQKYQDGDVLSPGTVVISAAGNCNDITKVVEPVLQKDGGSIYYINLSQDAYKLGGSSFAQVRNAIGNEAPTIKNDAYFKSVFDLMQTLIKEGQVLAGHDVASGGLITTFLEMCFADNELGADLDLSVLKESDTIKLLFSENAGIVFQLKDNIIEKLLVDAQIDLKKIGEVTHEAKLTIKNDGMEMGLNISSLRDTWYKTSYLLDDKQTAKGLAKQRYQNYKQQELKYTLPFDFSGKLPVIPSGKKPKAAILREKGSNSEREMANAMFLAGFDVKDVHMTDLISGRETLADIQFLGAVGGFSNSDVLGSAKGWAGAIKYNERANKVIKDFFARPDTLSVGICNGCQLFMELDLVNPEHETHGKMTYNDSGKHESNFTSVKIEKNNSVMLSSLEGATLGVWISHGEGKFSLPLTEDNYDIVAKYGYDAYPANPNGSDFNTAMVCDKTGRHLVTMPHIERSIFPWNWAYYPTDRNDEVSPWLAAFVNAKEWIENNR
- a CDS encoding 3-hydroxyacyl-CoA dehydrogenase/enoyl-CoA hydratase family protein; translated protein: MNRHINKVAVIGSGIMGSGIACHFANIGVEVLLLDIVPRELTDKEKAKGLTLEDKVVRNRLVNDSLTAALKSKPSPIYHQDFAKRITTGNLEDDIAKVSKVDWIIEVVVERLDIKKKVFENLEKHRTKGTLITSNTSGIPIKFMSEGRSEDFQKHFCGTHFFNPARYLKLFEIIPGPKTAPDVLDFLNGYGEQFLGKTSVVAKDTPAFIGNRIGIFSIQSLFHTVKEMGMTVEEVDKLTGPVIGRPKSATFRTVDVVGLDTLVHVANGIAENCKEDERHELFALPPFISTMMENKWLGSKTGQGFYKKSKDEKGKTEILTLDLDTMDYRSKISTKFATLELTKTIDNVVDRFSVLVDGKDKAGEFYRKSFGSLFAYVSHRIPEITDELYKIDDAMKAGFGWEHGPFQIWDAVGLDKGLEFIKAENQEAAKWVHEMKAAGIDSFYSVKDGATYYYDIPKKEMVKVPGQDAYIILDNIRKSKEVFKNSGVVVEDLGDGILNVEFQSKMNTIGGDVLAGLNKAIDLAEKEYQGLVVGNQAANFSVGANIGMIFMMAVEQEYDELNMAIKMFQDTMMRMRYSSIPTVSAPHGMTLGGGCELSLHADKVVAAAETYIGLVEFGVGVIPGGGGSKEFALRASDSFRKGDVELNILQEYFLTIGMAKVSTSAYEAYDLGILQKGKDIVVVNKDRQIATAKAHARLMAEAGYTKPPTRNDVKVLGKQALGMFLVGTDSMEASHYISEHDKKIANKLAYVMAGGDLSEPSYVSEQYLLDLEREAFLSLCTERKTLERIQHMLKTGKPLRN
- a CDS encoding MarR family winged helix-turn-helix transcriptional regulator; translation: MKELTIDYALRATWQAVARMYNEEAKNFETTMAIGFTLLSIDPKTGTPSTALGPKMGMEATSLSRILKSMEEKGLIERKPNPSDGRGVLIHLTGFGLEKRMDSKNVVLRFNEVVKQHVSEEKLKSFFEVTETINKLIADKSIYTKDTSNH
- a CDS encoding GNAT family N-acetyltransferase, producing MYKIRKCQKEDVPAIVAMLANDKLGMLREDYREPLAQKYYDAFEKIDSDSNQQLAVIEDERSKVIGTLQLSFIQYLTYQGGKRAQIEAVRVHKDYRNKGIGKQLFAWAINEAKTKKAHVVQLTTDKKRPEALKFYESLGFKASHEGLKLHF
- a CDS encoding AMP-dependent synthetase/ligase, with product MQKVTRLFDFPYYQLEKYNLEKSLVTKYDGKWIATSTQEYLDKANAMSRALLRMGIKKDDKIALISTANRTEWNIMDIGVLQVGAQTIPIYPTISAEEYEYVLNHSESIYCFVSDEEVLQKVKKVMKNTKLKEVYSFDEIPGCKNYAELFELGADESNSDIVKERMDAVKPSDLATIIYTSGTTGKPKGVMLSHNNIASNALAGAKRLPLIEGENRILSFLPICHIFERVLIYIYQYSGSTVYYAEGIDKIGENIKEVSPQLMSVVPRLLEKLFDKIYAKGTELTGIKKKLFFWAVELGDQWEPYGQNGWWYEFKLGIANKLIFSKWREALGGSLVTMVSGSAALQPRLGRIFGAAGMHVMEGYGLTETSPIVSVGMYVNKMYKVGTVGKAIEDVEIKIADDGEILIKGPNVMMGYYKDPEKTNEVMTGEYFHTGDKGELDSDGFLKITGRKKEMFKTSGGKYIIPTLLENELKQSRFIEQVMVIGEGEKMPAAFIQPNFEFVQEWIVKKKINAGSTPEELAASEEVIKRIQKELDTCNKHFGKWEQIKVFRLTPEVWTPDSGHLTPTMKMKREIIKQKYIDLYNEIYEH